From one Plasmodium malariae genome assembly, chromosome: 12 genomic stretch:
- the PmUG01_12024400 gene encoding conserved Plasmodium protein, unknown function encodes MKSNLRVRYNIHFNRNPCALTHEKTNEKIKTNANTITNTITKTQKCTSKKKHPLYKCKKEKSELKGHLPRKDTTQHIQHTEAEKQSKKNDSYVKILSNDNVESTHSMRISKGKEETHSKNQKKGSRKFDFKKYYQRVNTWQEKRRAYPSYEKEREKNDLQIGEINGLRNGRTNGLRNGRINGLRNGRTNGLRNGRINGLRNGRINGLKKVHNNYESKKKAKRKCGPCESSSYRHKRSKAIENKLSDKITQCNNKKNITEFTNRTINNKINTLCYEEDNHKRDNKNEKEEGTRIIMRSNNNYENQIFTSQYEDCNSHMNGASNIKLVKSNYNYDYDEKKHNDGSFLINHLINKVKNICKEEEGRNPKDVLQINSSETFLQNGGKLAYSNKTLIDSFSNSDNFAISSHFSNSENFDSFRRFSNNPTIFINSNETKLCNVGGKRPCFHILDKDSVKLGYNNVDTRTGTISNFNMMLPHRESIIQRVEQKENETMKKLMGDACVHGGGVNCVASCVNFPHLEKKRKNNNSNRDGNSNSNSNSNSNSNTISNSISNSISSRNADSNNHNCNSDSNNNNNSNNSNSSNNNNSKGGAFKGASNYDTHDNSKGSVKTSIYKERGNAVPNCDVGNYGNTNSSSNAILQINSKMCNYENFNFLDYSSIYTNNSHLLPIKNPFNYIFKSVKFFDNFKEENKRRENIKKEIGKNYFKTLTNMHMYKKNASTFACDNLDTSSTLVIKKNTLKKANAIVIEGQKYSIFQKFRGGLQKERRDMNGLTENSSQSTNLKNSFHCTNLRPEDRQISDLKESGADSRVDHIKREENKIEEINESSCEEETNNLTTSVGINEIEVEMKVEKEVKTDIETEAETEAETEVEKEVETEIEIASVTELEMKKTQIEGEVEGEQPNCSSSFRNANLDRDLWSLNRHKKLLHVVEKEMSNNFDMFLCLFIKYEKRESYLLCLIIDEELTQHSFFYQNYIKPMFDEYKKSKYKKLQKGNINSTCTNFKDVHVNKIIIEILIPSIKKNYLKHLRELYQKMEIKKNYINTSDELQKEFIEINKKIQNCVIKSVDTYGKKLSFTTTNHYEKKIKLIQKPRWCNAENLKKLLEKQQNYNPFTIFGTSIKQVNLEEVFTLDIYNNYVTNEDRFRNKILYELHVGDYIHNLYHKIYNHEWNFTIDTLKKYWNFFTSLECNMFLDPLLLEEILWYIDNNKMYKDKSKDVYIYESCFCPTPDPDKEMNINDVKHFTRSMAKKYTSHKVMKYKKSSFNDESVYTNRNLILKYDDMNKDQNIISYPYRSSQMLTDDNVLFNIPRPSSAFYYNPDFFNYKVKKFIFRNMGKNYTNYNVDSPIYKSTKWTSQKIFDNFFFNYYLYNLNRRNRKYGSSV; translated from the coding sequence ATGAAGAGTAATCTGCGGGTCAGGTATAACATCCACTTTAATCGGAATCCATGCGCACTTACTCATGAAAAAacaaacgaaaaaataaaaacaaacgCAAACACAATAACAAACACAATAACAAAAACGCAAAAATGTACATCGAAAAAGAAACATCCTTTGtacaaatgtaaaaaagaaaaaagcgAACTGAAAGGGCATTTACCACGGAAAGACACCACTCAACACATACAACATACAGAAGCAGAGAAACAGTCGAAAAAGAACGACAgttatgttaaaatattaagtaaCGATAATGTAGAAAGTACACATTCGATGAGGATATCGAAAGGTAAGGAAGAAACACATAGCAAAAATCAGAAAAAGGGAAGCAGAAAATTTGacttcaaaaaatattaccaaAGGGTTAACACCTGGCAGGAAAAAAGACGCGCCTATCCCTCCTACGAAAaggaaagggaaaaaaatgatCTACAAATTGGAGAAATAAATGGCCTAAGAAATGGAAGAACAAATGGCCTAAGAAATGGAAGAATAAATGGCCTAAGAAATGGAAGAACAAATGGCCTAAGAAATGGAAGAATAAATGGCCTAAGAAATGGAAGAATAAATGGCCTAAAAAAAGTGCACAATAATTATGAATCCAAAAAGAAggcaaaaagaaaatgtgGTCCGTGTGAAAGCTCCTCTTATCGTCATAAAAGAAGCAAAGcaatagaaaataaattaagcgACAAAATAACTCAatgtaataacaaaaaaaatattacagaaTTTACAAACAGGACCATAAACAATAAGATAAACACGCTCTGTTATGAAGAGGACAACCATAAAAGGGACAACAAGAACGAAAAGGAGGAAGGAACACGTATCATAATGAGGAGTaacaataattatgaaaaccAGATTTTTACAAGTCAATATGAGGATTGTAATTCACATATGAACGGTGctagtaatataaaattggtcaaaagtaattataattatgacTACGATGAGAAGAAACACAATGACGGTTCTTTCCTCATTAATCATCTGATTAAtaaggtaaaaaatatatgcaaagaAGAGGAAGGAAGGAATCCCAAAGATGTTCTTCAGATAAATTCAAGTGAAACATTCCTACAAAATGGAGGGAAATTAGCATATTCGAACAAGACATTAATAGACAGTTTTTCCAATTCGGACAATTTTGCCATTTCAAGCCATTTTTCCAATTCGGAAAACTTTGACTCATTCAGACGTTTTTCAAATAATCCTACTATTTTCATAAACTCCAATGAAACCAAATTATGTAACGTGGGGGGGAAAAGACCATGTTTTCATATACTAGACAAGGATTCAGTAAAATTAGGCTATAATAATGTTGATACAAGAACTGGCACGATATCAAACTTTAATATGATGCTACCCCATCGGGAGAGCATCATACAGAGAGTAGaacaaaaggaaaatgaGACGATGAAAAAGCTTATGGGTGATGCATGTGTGCATGGAGGGGGTGTGAATTGTGTAGCTAGCTGTGTAAATTTTCcacatttagaaaaaaaaagaaaaaataataatagtaatagagatggtaatagtaacagtaatagtaacagtaatagtaatagtaacacTATTAGTAATAGTATTAGTAATAGTATTAGTAGTAGAAATGCTGATAGTAATAATCATAATTGTAATAGCgatagtaataacaacaataatagcaataatagtaacagtagtaataataataattcaaagGGAGGTGCTTTCAAGGGGGCTTCTAACTACGATACGCATGACAATTCTAAAGGATCAGTTAAGACCagcatatataaagaaaGGGGGAATGCTGTTCCAAATTGTGATGTAGGTAACTACGGTAATACTAACAGTTCAAGTAACGCTATTTTACAGATTAATAGCAAAATGtgtaattatgaaaatttcaATTTCTTAGATTACTCAAGCATTTATACGAACAATTCGCACTTATTACCTATTAAAAAcccttttaattatatatttaaaagcgTTAAATTCTTTGACAATTTTaaagaggaaaataaaagaagagaaaacataaaaaaggaaatagggaaaaattattttaagacGCTTActaatatgcatatgtacaagAAAAATGCAAGCACTTTTGCATGTGATAACCTAGATACCTCTTCCACCTTGGTCATTAAAAAGAACACTCTTAAAAAAGCAAACGCAATTGTTATTGAAGGACAAAAATACTCtattttccaaaaatttAGAGGGGGTTTACAAAAGGAAAGACGTGATATGAACGGCCTTACGGAAAACTCTTCCCAATCTACAAATTTGAAAAACTCCTTCCACTGTACAAACTTGAGGCCGGAAGACAGACAAATATCCGATCTTAAAGAAAGCGGAGCAGACAGCAGAGTCGATCATATAAAAAGGGAAGAAAATAAGATAGAAGAAATTAATGAATCCTCTTGTGAAGAAGAGACAAATAATTTGACCACTTCCGTAGGCATAAACGAGATAGAAGTAGAAATGAAAGTAGAGAAGGAAGTAAAGACGGACATAGAGACAGAAGCAGAGACAGAAGCAGAGACAGAAGTGGAGAAAGAAGTAGAAACAGAAATAGAAATAGCAAGCGTAACAGAAttagaaatgaaaaaaacacAAATAGAGGGAGAAGTCGAGGGAGAGCAACCAAATTGCAGCAGCAGTTTCAGAAATGCCAACTTGGACAGAGACTTGTGGAGCTTAAACAGACACAAAAAACTTCTTCACGTAGTAGAGAAAGAGATGAGCAATAATTTCGATATGTTTTTATGCTTATTTATAAAGTATGAAAAGAGAGAATCTTATCTTCTTTGTTTAATTATTGACGAAGAGTTAACACagcattcttttttttaccaaaattatataaaaccaATGTTCgatgaatataaaaagtcgaaatataaaaaattacaaaaaggaaatatcAACTCAACATGCACAAACTTTAAGGatgtacatgtaaataaaataattattgaaATTTTGATTCCTTCGATAAAGAAAAACTACTTAAAACATCTAAGGgaattatatcaaaaaatggaaataaaaaaaaattatattaacacATCAGACGAATTacaaaaagaatttatagaaataaataaaaaaatacaaaattgcGTTATAAAATCTGTTGATACATATGGGAAAAAATTATCGTTTACCACAACTAatcattatgaaaaaaaaattaaattaattcaaaaaCCTAGATGGTGCAATGcggaaaatttaaaaaaactattaGAAAAACAGCAAAATTATAACCCTTTTACTATATTTGGTACAAGTATAAAACAAGTAAATTTAGAAGAAGTATTCACTTTAGATATTTACAATAACTATGTAACAAATGAAGATAGGTTCcgtaataaaattttatacgAATTACATGTGGGagattatatacataatttataccataaaatatataatcacGAGTGGAATTTTACTATtgatactttaaaaaaatattggaatttttttacaaGTCTTGAATGTAATATGTTCTTAGACCCATTATTAttagaagaaatattatggtatatagataataataaaatgtataaagaTAAAAGTAAAGATGTCTATATTTATGAAAGTTGTTTTTGTCCTACACCTGACCCTGATaaagaaatgaatataaatgatGTCAAACATTTTACTAGATCTATggctaaaaaatatacttctCATAAagttatgaaatataaaaaatcatcATTTAATGATGAAAGTGTATATACTAATAGAaacttaattttaaaatatgatgaCATGAATAAAgatcaaaatataatttcctACCCTTACAGAAGTAGCCAAATGCTAACAGACGACAATGTCCTTTTCAATATTCCTAGACCATCTAGTGCTTTTTACTACAACCCagacttttttaattataaagtaaaaaagtttatattcAGAAATATGGGGAAGAATTATACCAATTATAATGTAGACTCTCCTATATACAAATCGACAAAGTGGACTtctcaaaaaatttttgataactttttttttaattattacctatataatttaaacagACGTAACCGAAAATACGGTTCCTCAGTTTAG
- the PmUG01_12024500 gene encoding conserved Plasmodium protein, unknown function, whose translation MLKCCLGENFVFFSETYHKIAGEENFKNSELNKVLAQSIYNNIKNNLDYINETQYSSHKYSNYQGDISADQLGGRAKLDRNNCVIKLKYNEEKGERGYEFGCECECKFECEYECKYKCRCLRNKKILASNPSFVYTTNTATVPHLKTHNILKNNKNTIEIHQCIPSLNSESFEKSESLEKSESLEKSESLEKSESLEKSESLEKSESLEKSESSEKSESLEKSESSEKSESLEKSESLEKSESFEYSEYSHEQQGEMNDPRYNEYPPMNTYGYSHHNTSNANGFCANTYNRERANLTMQQHNMHGRNNLMFENGNVPYGLYDQSNYTGTNSLMCGNVDPNEPRMMYRKNEMIEPFYNNNPMANNMGYNLPVIPYRPCNYPYMKQDSMKEGYMHNCNYKNTKKNNVISKSLSDVTVNKNHKKEMCRKNISKVKKGDIDINIETSSSNRKGIVIDLNIGMGN comes from the exons ATGTTAAAGTGTT GCCTTGGcgaaaattttgtatttttttctgagACATACCACAAAATAGCAGGAGaggaaaattttaagaattcTGAATTGAACAAAGTCCTTGCGCAAAGCATTTACAACAACATAAAGAACAACCTTGATTACATAAACGAA acCCAGTACAGTTCTCATAAATATAGCAATTACCAGGGAGACATATCGGCTGATCAACTAGGTGGAAGAGCAAAATTAGACAGAAATAACTgtgttataaaattaaaatataacgaAGAAAAAGGTGAACGCGGGTATGAGTTTGGGTGTGAGTGTGAATGTAAGTTCGAGTGCGAATATGAATGCAAATACAAATGCAGATGTTTgcgaaataagaaaattctAGCAAGTAACCCATCTTTTGTATATACTACCAATACGGCAACAGTTCCCCATCTTAAAACgcataatattttgaagaaCAATAAGAATACGATAGAAATTCACCAGTGTATTCCTTCTTTGAATTCTGAAAGCTTCGAAAAATCTGAAAGTTTGGAAAAATCTGAAAGTTTGGAAAAATCTGAAAGTCTCGAAAAATCTGAAAGTTTGGAAAAATCTGAAAGTCTGGAAAAATCTGAAAGTCTGGAAAAATCTGAAAGTTCGGAAAAATCTGAAAGTTTGGAAAAATCTGAAAGTTCGGAAAAATCTGAAAGTTTGGAAAAATCTGAAAGTCTGGAAAAATCTGAAAGTTTCGAATATTCTGAATATTCACATGAACAGCAAGGAGAAATGAATGACCCAAGATATAATGAGTATCCCCCGATGAATACATATGGGTACAGTCACCATAACACAAGTAATGCAAATGGATTTTGTGCAAATACCTATAATAGAGAACGGGCAAATTTAACTATGCAACAACATAATATGCACGgtagaaataatttaatgtttGAAAATGGCAATGTTCCATATGGCCTTTATGACCAGTCAAATTACACAGGTACAAATTCTCTTATGTGTGGAAATGTTGACCCGAATGAACCAAGAATGATGTAcaggaaaaatgaaatgatcGAACCATTTTATAACAACAATCCAATGGCTAATAATATGGGTTATAACCTACCTGTTATACCATACCGACCGTGTAATTACCCTTATATGAAGCAAGATTCAATGAAAGAAGGTTATATGCATAACtgcaattataaaaacaCCAAAAAGAATAATGTAATTTCTAAATCTCTTTCCGATGTTActgttaataaaaatcataaaaaagaaatgtgcagaaaaaacatatcaaaagtaaaaaaaggaGATATAGACATTAACATAGAAACATCATCTTCTAATCGTAAGGGCATTGTAATCGATTTAAATATTGGAATGGGGAATTAA
- the PmUG01_12024700 gene encoding conserved Plasmodium protein, unknown function yields the protein MIIIIFILLILLYHVWNKKKNYIINFYYINSFICFNKSKKLSDVKKEIGEHQNYYSDNYYL from the coding sequence atgataataataatttttatattgctTATACTTTTGTATCATGTATGgaataagaagaaaaattatataataaacttttattatattaattcattcatatgttttaataaatcaaaaaagtTAAGTGacgtaaaaaaagaaattggagaacatcaaaattattatagtGATAACTACTATCTGTAA
- the RRP42 gene encoding exosome complex component RRP42, putative — MSSSKYIEDGINSNIRVDGRTLLTYRTIEINKNILVSADGSSSVMNEENNVICGVKLSLLSPSADANDEGFVNLKIDCPASVGANRIKKEHLQIMTSIIYDLCIKNNINKKKLCILPSKFVWGVDINVMVLNAGGGLLDIISIAIYVALNDMTMPIVKPKKKIDELNMFHNTKCKDYQVEIVENQKTNFPYENIPICISIGEINNKYIYDMSKIEEELVENIFVVAITSSGKCVAFHKLYGISMEISSILNMTENSIKVSHFLFEKINEAICKIRTRSALIK; from the coding sequence atgagctCCTCAAAATACATTGAAGATGGCATTAATTCAAACATAAGAGTTGACGGGAGAacattattaacatataGAACTATCGAAATAAACAAGAATATATTGGTATCAGCAGATGGGAGTAGTAGTGTTATGAATGAAGAAAACAATGTAATATGTGGAGTAAAACTTTCTCTGCTATCACCTAGTGCAGATGCAAATGATGAAGGTTTTGTCAATTTAAAGATAGACTGCCCTGCATCTGTAGGTGCAAATAGAATAAAGAAAGAACACTTACAAATTATGACATCAATTATTTATGacttatgtataaaaaacaatattaataaaaaaaaattatgtattttgcCTTCAAAATTTGTTTGGGGAGTTGACATAAATGTAATGGTTTTGAATGCTGGAGGAGGACTATTAGACATTATTAGCATAGCAATATATGTAGCTTTAAATGATATGACCATGCCTATTGtgaaaccaaaaaaaaaaattgatgaattaaatatgtttCATAACACAAAATGTAAGGACTATCAAGTAGAAATTGTAGAAAACCAGAAAACCAATTTTCCGTATGAAAATATCCCGATATGTATTTCAATTGGggaaataaacaataaatatatatacgataTGTCAAAGATTGAAGAGGAATTagttgaaaatatttttgtagtGGCTATTACATCAAGCGGAAAATGTGTAGCATTTCATAAGCTCTATGGAATATCAATGGAAATATCTTCAATATTAAATATGACTGAAAATTCAATAAAAGTTTCACATTTCCTCTTTGAGAAAATTAATGAAGCAATATGTAAAATACGAACAAGAAGTGCcctaataaaataa
- the PmUG01_12024600 gene encoding nucleolar complex protein 2, putative: MDLVTSYGQSEKLEVGNEKIYKGEVEKKKKKKKILKSPKEKISKKCSSTKYSEKEKKKKKKKKKSNHLNGLQKKERKKQVQIEYKGVEAYTEEYTEDDEIISLENFCKENEINDASSGEDNLTNLGEPILSNKRDNENENEEGNEEGNEEGKVIDMIYVSGHLNSINKNISLKKVVKLLTIFKDALNLFIVDEVQDELPKIADKKEAEKEKKKKKKKNLKNGKSCRNGRNDKIKYAMNVDTSLFVIFNVVYNINEFFYNMANEADMGIKIWNIESIKNNELFEVEKNTVRSSSACRDINKKIDGNGSKGNSKSNNKSYSSNSSNSELGNMYSYKHIQKYRPFIVYFFNTLLQKIKKLNNDDVCSGIIKIIKRKEILRWIIIFSYGKIFLKKICKFFIITKKNDIYFFLYILIQNMFELYNEKKKIILNSLSKCEYDEEKEIKKAFDVEKLIYAIYQNFLQTYLLHYGHNYYNIIYWNFMNFKENCLIELFSYLSHDVAFTIAFRYIQIIIQKIREQFKVLHEERKSTKGKSTQEGGGKKRKKKKENEMDIEVEMGKVKGKSNAKARTRGNKKDLIHLEEFHLHSSYMILLIRFLIKIIKVCDNLDNLTYGLTILIIAILKTKINHMKFIPFNLQLINFLIRIIEDKKKYIPLFSYFTCILNGLKSYKHIRSISKNQTVRLTIENFDINSSLQIDEKLIADFSIAHQIYDKIYVLLFDYIGLMVHHISFPEFFFAIESYLKKYYAECEIHLFKVKIKNLLVHAKSSIDIILNKRKNIDIYTVHDKINHFENEKFPLSNQRLIILKNYEDCYLTKIKGKLSGLQNIKNMNSAGNNQNEQYDKEKKKKNIKRENKKEGEEEKAAHRREKRAEERGIEMEKEKKRKKKDIKRKKEDLNCVDNSFPKKTKTATATSSTAVPEADKLEVFSISSEEEQMP, encoded by the coding sequence ATGGATCTAGTAACGAGTTACGGTCAAAGTGAAAAACTGGAGGTGgggaatgaaaaaatatataaaggggaagtagaaaaaaaaaaaaaaaaaaaaaaaatattaaagagtcccaaagaaaaaatttccaAAAAATGTAGTAGCACAAAATATtcagaaaaggaaaaaaaaaaaaaaaaaaaaaaaaaaaaatcgaatCACCTGAACGGGttgcaaaaaaaagagaggAAAAAACAAGTACAGATAGAATATAAGGGGGTGGAGGCGTATACGGAGGAGTACACAGAGGATGACGAAATAATCAGTTTGGAAAACTTTTGTAaagaaaacgaaataaatgaCGCTAGTTCCGGGGAGGATAACTTAACAAATTTAGGCGAGCCCATTCTGAGCAACAAGAGAGACAATGAgaatgaaaatgaagaaggAAATGAAGAAGGAAATGAAGAAGGAAAAGTTATCGACATGATATATGTGAGTGGACACTTAAAttcaattaataaaaatattagtttaaaaaaagtagtaaagttattaacaatttttaaggatgctctaaatttatttattgtagATGAGGTGCAAGATGAGTTGCCCAAAATAGCAGATAAGAAAGAGgcagaaaaagagaaaaaaaaaaaaaaaaaaaaaaatttaaaaaatggaaaaagctgtagaaatggaagaaatgataaaataaaatacgcAATGAATGTTGACACATCCCTATTTGTTATCTTTAATGTGGTTTACAACATTAACGAATTCTTCTACAACATGGCAAATGAGGCAGATATGGGTATAAAGATATGGAACATAGAGAGCatcaaaaataatgaattattcGAAGTGGAAAAGAACACTGTCAGAAGTAGTAGCGCCTGTAGGgatatcaataaaaaaattgatggTAATGGTAGTAAGGGTAATAGCAAAAGTAATAACAAAAGCTATAGCAGCAATAGTAGTAACTCTGAGCTAGGAAATATGTACAGTTATAAACACATCCAAAAATATAGGCCTTTCAttgtatacttttttaacactctattacaaaaaataaaaaagctaAACAACGATGATGTATGTTcaggaataataaaaataataaaaagaaaagaaattttaagatggattattatatttagttatggaaaaatttttttaaaaaaaatttgtaaattttttattattaccaaaaaaaatgatatctatttttttttatatatattaattcaaaatatgtttgaattatataatgaaaaaaaaaaaattatacttaatAGTTTATCAAAATGTGAATATGACGAAGAGAAGGAGATTAAAAAAGCATTTGATgtggaaaaattaatatacgcaatttatcaaaattttttacagaCATACTTATTACATTATGGTCATAACtattacaatattatatattggaattttatgaattttaaagaaaattgcctaattgaattattttcttatctATCACATGATGTTGCATTTACAATTGCATTTaggtatatacaaataattattcaaaaaattagaGAGCAGTTTAAGGTTCTCCATGAGGAGAGAAAAAGCACAAAAGGGAAGAGTACACAAGAAGGGggtggaaaaaaaagaaaaaaaaaaaaagaaaatgaaatggATATAGAAGTGGAAATGGGTAAAGTAAAAGGCAAATCGAATGCAAAAGCGAGAACGAGGGGTAATAAAAAAGACTTAATACATTTAGAGGAATTCCATTTGCACAGTAGTTACATGATACTGCTTATCagatttttaataaaaattataaaagtgtGTGATAACTTGGACAATTTGACATACGGTTTaactatattaattattgctattttgaaaacaaaaattaatcatATGAAATTTATACCGTTCAATTtacaattaattaattttttgattcGCATAAtagaagataaaaaaaagtatattccattattttcttattttacttGTATTCTAAATGGGCTAAAatcatataaacatataagaTCAATTTCAAAAAATCAAACGGTAAGATTGACTATTGAAAATTTCGATATTAATTCAAGTCTTCAAATagatgaaaaattaattgcTGACTTTTCAATAGCACATCAaatttatgataaaatatatgttctatTATTTGATTATATTGGTCTTATGGTACATCATATTTCTTTTCCGGAATTTTTCTTTGCTATTGAAtcctatttaaaaaagtattacgCTGAATGtgaaatacatttattcaAAGTGAAGATAAAAAACTTACTTGTACATGCAAAAAGCTCAATTGATATTAtactaaataaaagaaaaaatattgatatatatacagtacatgataaaataaatcattttgaaaatgaaaaatttccTTTATCAAACCAGAGAttaatcattttaaaaaattacgaaGATTGctatttaacaaaaattaaaggtAAATTAAGTGGACTgcaaaacattaaaaatatgaacagtgCAGGAAATAACCAAAATGAGCAATACGacaaagagaaaaaaaaaaaaaatataaaaagggaaaataaaaaagaaggggAAGAAGAAAAGGCAGCACATAGGAGGGAAAAAAGGGCCGAAGAAAGGGGAAtagaaatggaaaaagaaaagaaaagaaaaaaaaaagacataaaaaggaaaaaagaagatttaAATTGTGTAGACAATTCTTTTcccaaaaaaacaaaaacagcAACAGCAACTAGTTCTACAGCCGTACCCGAAGCGGACAAATTAGAAGTCTTTTCGATATCAAGTGAGGAGGAGCAAATGCCATAA